Proteins co-encoded in one Novosphingobium sp. PP1Y genomic window:
- a CDS encoding SulP family inorganic anion transporter has translation MSSAAAETRNGPFAFFARDFTASIVVFLVAMPLCMGIAIASGVPPEKGLVTGIIGGIIVGLFAGSPLQVSGPAAGLAVIVFEFVRENGLEALGPVLLLAGVIQLVAGALKMGGLFRAISPAVVHGMLAGIGALIVIGQFHILFDAKPMSSGLENIAMMPARVLGLDLSSVSATELALGLGLLTIVIMLGWEKLRPKSMALVPGALLGVVAATAVAWMLGLGVARIEVPASIGAAFALPTSAEWFAPLANPGLIVAAVAIAFIASAETLLSAAAVDRMHDGVRTEYNKELRAQGIGNFLCGMVGALPMTGVIVRSSANVQAGAKTRLSTVLHGVWILGFVALLPWLLREVPMAALGGVLVVTGWRLVSLKHVQHLLKAHGYLPAAIWAVTFILVVTTDLLTGVLVGLGLSLVELLPHGRNLGLKVHEHEDEAGPRLELHGAATFLGLTRLNAVLERQPADRPVHLDLDRVRAMDHTTAETLSEWISRRRQRGHKDKVTGPASILKPLPLAT, from the coding sequence ATGAGCAGCGCTGCCGCCGAAACGCGCAATGGGCCTTTTGCCTTCTTCGCGCGCGACTTCACGGCCTCGATCGTGGTTTTCCTGGTTGCCATGCCGCTGTGCATGGGCATTGCCATCGCTTCGGGCGTGCCGCCTGAAAAGGGCCTCGTCACCGGTATCATCGGCGGCATCATCGTGGGCCTCTTCGCCGGTTCACCGCTGCAGGTCAGCGGCCCTGCAGCAGGCCTTGCCGTCATCGTCTTCGAGTTCGTCCGCGAAAACGGCCTCGAAGCGCTCGGCCCGGTCCTGCTGCTGGCCGGCGTGATCCAGCTGGTGGCCGGCGCGCTCAAGATGGGCGGCCTGTTCCGCGCGATCAGCCCGGCCGTCGTCCACGGCATGCTCGCCGGTATCGGCGCGCTGATCGTCATCGGCCAGTTCCACATCCTGTTCGACGCCAAGCCGATGTCGAGCGGGCTGGAGAACATCGCGATGATGCCCGCCCGGGTTCTGGGTCTCGATCTCTCCAGCGTGTCCGCCACCGAGCTGGCTCTGGGCCTTGGCCTGCTGACCATCGTCATCATGCTCGGTTGGGAAAAGCTGCGCCCCAAGTCGATGGCTCTCGTTCCGGGCGCCCTGCTCGGCGTGGTCGCTGCCACCGCCGTGGCATGGATGCTGGGCCTGGGCGTGGCGCGGATCGAGGTACCTGCTTCGATCGGTGCGGCCTTCGCGCTGCCCACCAGCGCGGAATGGTTCGCCCCGCTTGCCAATCCTGGCCTGATCGTCGCCGCCGTGGCGATCGCCTTCATCGCCAGCGCCGAAACGCTGCTCTCGGCCGCCGCGGTCGACCGCATGCATGATGGCGTGCGTACCGAGTACAACAAGGAATTGCGGGCGCAGGGCATCGGCAACTTCCTGTGCGGCATGGTCGGCGCGCTGCCGATGACCGGTGTGATCGTGCGAAGCTCTGCCAACGTGCAGGCCGGCGCCAAGACCCGCCTGTCGACGGTCCTGCACGGTGTCTGGATCCTCGGCTTCGTCGCGTTGCTGCCCTGGCTGCTGCGCGAAGTGCCGATGGCTGCGCTGGGCGGCGTGCTCGTCGTTACCGGTTGGCGCCTCGTCAGCCTGAAGCATGTCCAGCACCTGCTCAAGGCCCACGGCTACCTGCCGGCGGCGATCTGGGCAGTGACGTTCATCCTGGTGGTAACCACCGACCTCCTGACCGGCGTGCTTGTCGGCCTTGGCCTGTCGCTGGTCGAACTCCTGCCCCACGGCCGTAACCTCGGCCTCAAGGTCCATGAGCACGAGGACGAGGCCGGACCGCGTCTCGAGCTGCACGGCGCGGCCACCTTCCTCGGCCTGACACGGCTCAATGCGGTGCTGGAGCGCCAGCCCGCTGACCGGCCCGTCCACCTCGACCTCGATCGGGTGCGCGCCATGGACCACACAACGGCGGAAACGCTCAGCGAGTGGATCTCCCGCCGGCGACAGCGCGGCCACAAGGACAAGGTGACCGGCCCGGCCTCGATCCTGAAGCCGTTGCCGCTGGCGACCTGA
- a CDS encoding TorF family putative porin yields MTFRLLSGVAGLAAASLGMASPALAQDAPGPITVSGEVALVSDYRFRGVSQTDEEMAVQGGINVEHESGLYAGTWASNLSGWGTFGGSNMELDLYAGYATEIASGLNVDVGMTWFMYPGGASDTDFAEVYVKGSTTFGPADFLVGVAYAPKQQALGKVYNNAASYNAGIPDNPGAKSDNVYIWSDASVGVPNTPLTLSAHLGYSNGNSGLGPNGTSIAPTGEFLDWSLGADLALGPVTLGVAYVDTDISSSDAAYLQPNFASSKDGSKIADSTILFSISAGF; encoded by the coding sequence ATGACGTTTCGTCTGCTTTCCGGCGTTGCCGGTCTCGCCGCTGCCAGCCTCGGCATGGCTTCTCCTGCGCTCGCGCAGGACGCTCCCGGCCCCATCACCGTTTCGGGCGAAGTCGCCCTCGTCTCGGACTACCGCTTCCGCGGCGTTTCGCAGACCGACGAGGAAATGGCAGTACAGGGCGGCATCAACGTCGAACATGAGAGCGGCTTGTACGCTGGCACCTGGGCGTCCAATCTCTCGGGCTGGGGCACTTTCGGCGGCTCGAACATGGAGCTCGACCTCTACGCCGGCTATGCCACCGAAATCGCCAGTGGCCTCAACGTCGACGTCGGCATGACCTGGTTCATGTATCCGGGCGGCGCCTCCGATACCGACTTCGCCGAAGTCTACGTCAAGGGTTCGACCACGTTCGGCCCGGCCGACTTCCTCGTCGGCGTCGCCTACGCGCCCAAGCAGCAGGCGCTCGGCAAGGTCTACAACAACGCCGCCAGCTACAACGCCGGCATCCCCGACAATCCGGGTGCCAAGTCGGACAACGTCTACATCTGGTCCGATGCCAGCGTCGGTGTGCCCAATACGCCGCTCACGCTCAGCGCGCACCTGGGCTATTCCAACGGCAACTCGGGCCTTGGCCCGAATGGCACGAGCATCGCGCCGACCGGTGAATTCCTCGACTGGTCGCTCGGCGCCGATCTCGCGCTTGGCCCGGTGACGCTGGGCGTCGCCTACGTCGACACCGACATCTCCAGCTCGGATGCCGCCTACCTGCAGCCGAACTTCGCCTCGTCGAAGGACGGCTCGAAGATCGCCGACTCGACGATCCTGTTCTCGATCTCGGCAGGCTTCTGA